From a region of the Mercurialis annua linkage group LG1-X, ddMerAnnu1.2, whole genome shotgun sequence genome:
- the LOC126662294 gene encoding signal peptidase complex-like protein DTM1 — MPWQHHTIIKISLGIQILPLIFISRHIKMANNNNNITTKDAALRTSLVWLAGVMLVVGICTQSFKKVMLTYGVGVVAVAGVLLPDWDYFDRQFSRWSSPITQQDKAALAHTSAFRNSVSPVRLIVYTAVYGYGLYKWWTYITS, encoded by the exons ATGCCATGGCAGCACCATACAATAATCAAAATCAGCCTTGGCATACAAATTCTTCCGTTAATCTTCATTTCGAGGCACATAAAAATggctaataataataataatattactacAAAGGATGCAGCTCTGAGGACAAGTCTAGTATGGTTAGCAGGAGTAATGTTGGTGGTCGGAATATGCACACAATCATTCAAGAAAGTAATGCTCACTTATGGAGTTGGTGTTGTTGCCGTTGCTGGGGTTCTTTTGCCTGACTGGGATTATTTCGATAGACAATTCTCTCGATGGTCTTCTCCCATTACTCAACAAGACAAAGCTGCTCTTGCTCACACATCTGCCTTCAG GAATAGCGTCTCTCCAGTGAGATTGATTGTTTACACTGCAGTTTATGGATATGGTTTGTATAAATGGTGGACATACATAACAAGTTGA